GTAAATTAACTCAAAACTTTTATATGTAATAATTCAATGAGtagaataaaataaatgaaaaatgatatatAACTTAAGATGATCTGAAAATTCATTAAATTTGATCCGTCTATCACAGCTAATTATACATAGGATAGTTGCTTCAATAATTCTTACTTATGAGGCACATTATTATTgatgtggattttttttttaactagacTCGATTCACTATGATCCAAGATATAAGATATATGGTGAAATCTACAAATTAAATACATGAGTCTTAAATATTTGTGTCTTAAATTTATGATAGATCCGGTTTGGGCAAAAATTTTTCTCTTGATGCCTATTTAAAGGGTGTGGAGGAACTCATTTTGCAAGGAGCTAGCTAATTTGAAGACTCCCAAAGTCCCAGACTTGGTCTTCCGTCTCCGACTCTCTCCGTAAATTTTCCATATAATAACCCTCCTTCCACATATCCACACCCTAATCTTGCAAACATGTCTTGGTTATCCAACGTTTCCTCGCTGAAGCAGCAAGTGACTGCTCAAGTGACTCAAGGTCTCCTCTCGGCTACGAAACTATTGGAGTCCGATGATGATGCAATATTTAAGAAAGTTCAAGAAACCCATAAACCTCAGGGTCGCCAAGTTGATAACCTTGACGGTTTATTCAGTATCATTGGCAAAATCTTGCTTCATGACAATCCCAAAAGCGATCATGATGTTCCAAATGTATGTTCAAATTTCTCTTCTCCATTCTTATTagttaaaaattatgaaatactGACATGAAAGTAATTATTCTTTTGCAGGAAAAATCAGTAGTGCATGAAGTACCGGCTTCCCTCATAAACAAAATCTGCTGCAAGGTTTTCTTGATAACCGATGATGATATATGATTGCATTAAATTCTTCCTTCATTCATATAATTACATTAAAGTTTAGTTACTGATTTTGGAGTCACTGACGAATCTTTGAACATGTTTGTAATCTACAGCTAGCATGCAATTGCACGGATAGAGATGCGGAAGAAACAACTATGACGATTCTCGAAAAAGAACTTCAAAACTATCTGTGGGATGAAAAGCTGGTTATTGTGGCAGCTGCTTTTGCAGTGAATTATGGTGAATTTTATCTGCTTACTCAGCTTGACACTCCAGATCCAGTTGCCAAGAATATGGCTTTCCTTAAGCAGCTGCAATTCATCAAGGAAATTGGCAGTGCATCCCAAAATCTCTCTGGAGCAATTAATGAGCTTATCCACGCCATAATGACTGTAATAAAATGTGTTCTCCAGTTCAGTGTTCTAGATCCTAAGTATTTTGAAGCTGAAGAACAACCATCTGCCCCGACTGAAATAGCCAGAGCTACCTACTGGACGATTTATAGTGTTGTGACCTGCGGCTCTTATATTGCTAAACTTGTTGGGTTGAGAAATCAGTAAGTCTTGGAATGCTTCCTTAATCCATTTTTTTATTTCCAAGTAAATAAAACAGTAACCAATTTACTGTATTTCAGGAACACCATGGCAGAAATGACATCGCAACTGAAAACGCTGGCTTCTAAAGTTAGTAGCATGCAGAAAGTCCTGCAAGTTAAATTTTCTCATCGCAAACATGAAATTGGTAATTAAGCCCTTTATTGGCCATTCTAACTTGACCTTAACAACCCCTTCTCGGAATTACTGAATAAAGATCACCATTGGGATATTGCAGAAACTTACAAGTGGCTCATCAATCGTTTCAACACATACCAAGACCATACCATCCTCAGCGACTTATTTGACGTCGAGGGTGGGAAGACAGCCCTTGTGGTAGGCCATGACAACAAGAAAGAGGTTCGCAATTTACCCAATTTCAACTCTGACACTTCCCAGCATCCCACTTGTTAAGTATTACAAGTTTTAGTTTTAAAATTCTTTTCGAAACAAATGCAGGTCGATATTAATTCGCTAAAGGGCTCCAACGTGTGGCTGCTCATATCTGGTCCTGATGCCTGTCATGCAGAAATGAAGACTCTTACTAAATTGTACCTAAAACTGCAAACCAAGGAGCAGAATAGGTATCATATAGTGTGGCTTCCAATTGTGGACGAGTTCAATGAACGCGAGTTTTCGTCATTGCAATCCCTGATGCCTTGGTACACAGTGCGAAATCCTAAAATCATAAAACCAGTGGCCATTAGGTACATCAGGGAGGTATGGAAATTCACAAATGAGACAATTCTGGTGCCACTGCTTCCAAAAGGACATTCAAAATCCCTTACCCCTCGTACTCTTGACCCGCTGTGGATATCAGGAGATTTGCTCAGCCTATTCTCTGTTCACGATCAAAAGAAATCACTGTGGCATCAGAATCTGCAGATAACCCTGGATCTACTTCTCGGAGGAATTTATCCAGAAGATTCGGTAATTTTACATtcctataatttatattaatagtttttttttataagataataaattttattttttaattagacttcaattggagtttgaactctcaaaacttttttttttttatcaaaactgagtcaagatatcattgatcaaatttaatttagcTTTTAAGTATTTTTAGTAGACTAATTAAAATATGAGTGTGTATATATCAGTCGAAACCAGCTTCAATCTTATGCCTTTACGGAGGAGAAGACATCAAGTGGATCGAGGACTTCACCACTATGATAAATCGGGTTAAGAATTCCACAAAGATAAGCATAGATTTGGTTTATGTGAGCAAGAGCAATGCCATCGATCATTACAACAATGCCATTTTCGATTTCATCACGGCAAAGAAGGTTGGTGGATACTGGAAAGCTGATGAAACACACAGTTGGCACTTTTGGACCCGATTGGAAAGCATCTTTTCTTGGGGGATAAGAGATGGCAAGAATGCTAAAATAAACGATACCATGAGAGATGTCATGTCTTTGCTAAGCTTCAATGGCAGCTACAAGGGATGGGCTGTGTTTGGTCAATTAGGATCATCTCATAAAGTGGTGAAAGCCACAGGAGAAGTCGTTCTGGATGTGTTAAGGATAAATAACTGGTGGAAAGCTGGCACGAACGTTGATTCTTTTATGCTAGCACTCAACCAACAGATCGAACAACATCTTAAGGTCCAAAAACACCATTGTTATCACATTGTTCTCCCCACCACTGTTCCAAGGGTCCCAGATGAGATGATGATATGCGCAATTTGTGATCGTAAAATGGGCAAGTACCTGATGTACCGTTGCTGCGAGTAGTGACCAAGCTTGGCTTGTTATGGTGGAGATGATCACCGGCCATCTGGTGTTTCGTtgaaagaataaataaataattaatgcgAGAATTTTCTTGCATTGCAATTTAGGATATTCTGTGTTTTAGTGGTTAATGTCTAGACTGGACGATTAACCAGTCTCCACATAAGTATGTGCTTGTGTGTATGTTAAGTCTAGCTCTATACGAGCTAAGTATGTGCTTGTGTATGTTGTGCAAAAAACCTTGAATGCTTTCAGTGCAAACACCTCCCCAGTTTGGTGTGCTTTCAAGGAACTGTTATAATAAAACTTGAAGGCTGTATTAAGCCTCTAACAATATATGTGTCTCTTTGTTCTACGTAATTGCTAATTAAGGGGGTAAGGACTcaatattttatttacttttcttCTTCTGAAATTCAGTTGCTCATTTCATCCACAAAGAACTATTGTAATGGAATTTAAAGTTGCATCTGACTTCAAGAATTTGCAGCTTTTGAAATTGCATATTTCAAATGAAATAAAGAATTTCAGAGGATATTATATGTTTTAGCTATATCCAGTAATTAAACCAAACAGACCTttgaaaaaaagagagagaaaaaaataaataaaacttgaTATCCTTGGTTCCTCCAGAGGAGAATTGAGGAAAAAAATGCATTTTTTCAATTCATTGCATCTTACCCAAAAGATTTCCCCTCCAATTTGGAGGAGAATGGAGGGAAATTGGAAATTATCTCATTAGCCTTCTACATCTCCCCCATCATTTCTGCTCTTCTCTCAGCTGTTCATGGTCACTTTTGTGAACTTTTAGCTTTTAGATGATGTTCATCTATGTGGTTGGATTGTTTTCAGAGAAGGGAAAGATGCAGGAGCTTCCCAATTTGCAAGCTGCATTGATCCTTGGTTAGTAAATAGACTCACTTGTCTTACTGCCGGTCACAGTTTATGATCCAACAGAGACTGAAAGTTGTCTAACTTATATTCAGCAAATTGTATCTAATTATATCACACAACAaattgttaattaaaaataaatttgattcaAGCAATTTGCATAATTGTATGCTATAAAGTGATCAATTAATCAATAATTAACTATATCTTTAGAATATTGGCCAATGAATGTATAATGATATtgacaaaaataatattaaacctCAAAGgcaaaattattattttgtttttgaaagaaagaaaaacaatCATTATACTTATATTTGAGTAATTAACTTAGATATAAGAAGATAAATGAGGGTATAATAAGTATTCTCCCTCCTTTTATATAGGGTAGAAATTATATTCCTcttatattctaataatttatttaaacatcatatataaaagaaatttgatttttttttcttttattttttctattcAATTTCTTTTCGTTTCCTTCACAATTAAGAATCATATCTGTTGGCACTGGGTGGGGATAACCCAGTGGGCCAGCATCCTGCCCAGATCTCTTCAGTTCATGGTGCTTGGGCTACTACTCTATAAAGAGTTGGAGTTGCGCC
This sequence is a window from Hevea brasiliensis isolate MT/VB/25A 57/8 chromosome 10, ASM3005281v1, whole genome shotgun sequence. Protein-coding genes within it:
- the LOC131169621 gene encoding protein SIEVE ELEMENT OCCLUSION B-like, with the protein product MSWLSNVSSLKQQVTAQVTQGLLSATKLLESDDDAIFKKVQETHKPQGRQVDNLDGLFSIIGKILLHDNPKSDHDVPNEKSVVHEVPASLINKICCKLACNCTDRDAEETTMTILEKELQNYLWDEKLVIVAAAFAVNYGEFYLLTQLDTPDPVAKNMAFLKQLQFIKEIGSASQNLSGAINELIHAIMTVIKCVLQFSVLDPKYFEAEEQPSAPTEIARATYWTIYSVVTCGSYIAKLVGLRNQNTMAEMTSQLKTLASKVSSMQKVLQVKFSHRKHEIETYKWLINRFNTYQDHTILSDLFDVEGGKTALVVGHDNKKEVDINSLKGSNVWLLISGPDACHAEMKTLTKLYLKLQTKEQNRYHIVWLPIVDEFNEREFSSLQSLMPWYTVRNPKIIKPVAIRYIREVWKFTNETILVPLLPKGHSKSLTPRTLDPLWISGDLLSLFSVHDQKKSLWHQNLQITLDLLLGGIYPEDSSKPASILCLYGGEDIKWIEDFTTMINRVKNSTKISIDLVYVSKSNAIDHYNNAIFDFITAKKVGGYWKADETHSWHFWTRLESIFSWGIRDGKNAKINDTMRDVMSLLSFNGSYKGWAVFGQLGSSHKVVKATGEVVLDVLRINNWWKAGTNVDSFMLALNQQIEQHLKVQKHHCYHIVLPTTVPRVPDEMMICAICDRKMGKYLMYRCCE